In Gammaproteobacteria bacterium, one genomic interval encodes:
- a CDS encoding Hydrolase — protein sequence MLINRKDSALLIIDIQERLARVMKHRDTVIRNSKILINAAHFLKVPILATVQYPKGLGPLVDELATDLTSDPKVEKIHFNCCEEPHFMERLKELNRRQIIVIGMECHVCVLQTAVSLLDNGFKAHVVRDAVSSRTEENLQNGLSRMQFYGIEITNTESIVFELLGEAGTPEFKKLSALIK from the coding sequence ATGTTGATCAATCGGAAAGATTCAGCCTTGCTCATCATTGATATCCAGGAGCGCCTTGCCCGTGTCATGAAACACCGTGATACGGTTATTAGAAATAGCAAAATCCTGATTAATGCCGCCCATTTCCTAAAGGTTCCTATCTTAGCCACCGTCCAGTATCCAAAAGGTCTCGGTCCTCTGGTCGATGAACTTGCCACCGATCTGACATCGGATCCCAAGGTCGAGAAGATCCACTTCAATTGTTGCGAAGAGCCACACTTTATGGAGCGTTTGAAGGAATTAAACCGACGGCAGATCATTGTCATTGGCATGGAATGCCATGTGTGCGTTCTTCAGACAGCCGTCAGCTTACTCGATAATGGTTTTAAGGCACACGTCGTCCGGGATGCAGTGAGTTCGCGCACCGAAGAAAATTTGCAAAATGGACTCTCTCGGATGCAATTTTATGGCATCGAAATCACGAACACCGAATCTATCGTTTTTGAACTTCTCGGCGAGGCCGGAACACCAGAATTTAAGAAGCTTTCCGCGCTGATTAAGTAG
- a CDS encoding GTP-binding protein, translating to MRSLSTLRAFFAVAATAGVTILLFVLLALTDWAFTVLNRLRSAPTWFVVLYAVVLIALTGSGVWMVWRLLVPRRRDAAVTPPAPPPTQEEMERRLAQSEQQGLDVTVVRRELLELKNRRATGEVYIALFGEISTGKSSLVRALLPSAEAEVSVRGGTTREVVRHVWLSTASDRLILTDLPGLNEADGELDTMAREEAMRSHVVVYVCDGDLTRDQYRELRALLALDKPTILVLNKMDLYTEEDLTAIRQRLVERVEGSSRVNVVAISAGGVQEVMRVFPDGHEERVVREISPQIDPLAEALQRCIDSDLSTLEKLRDSAVFVLAARKLDEALAIHRRTKATELVGQYSRKAVVGAMAAVAPGTDLLIQGYLGINLLKEMCALYEVPVRQMDLQRLLEQSGRHVAKTLPIMLAVAGNGLKAFPGLGTVAGGMLHAVAYGLIFDSLGKAVAYTLDTRGVLQPAPAVLLFEEKLGEDLESRARKFARMALTRQVSTRDNP from the coding sequence ATGCGTTCTCTATCCACTTTGCGTGCCTTCTTTGCTGTGGCGGCTACGGCCGGGGTTACGATACTGCTGTTCGTGTTGTTGGCGCTTACCGATTGGGCCTTTACGGTACTGAACCGGTTACGTAGTGCACCTACCTGGTTCGTTGTGCTCTACGCAGTTGTACTCATCGCTCTGACGGGAAGTGGAGTTTGGATGGTGTGGCGGTTGCTGGTGCCGCGCCGTCGCGATGCTGCGGTTACCCCCCCCGCACCACCACCCACCCAAGAGGAGATGGAACGGCGCCTTGCCCAGAGTGAGCAACAGGGGCTTGACGTTACCGTGGTCCGGCGGGAGTTGCTCGAACTCAAGAATCGTCGGGCTACCGGTGAGGTTTACATTGCCTTGTTCGGGGAGATCAGCACCGGCAAGTCGTCCCTGGTGCGTGCCTTGCTCCCCTCTGCGGAGGCGGAGGTCTCGGTCCGAGGGGGTACTACCCGTGAGGTGGTGCGTCACGTCTGGCTCAGTACCGCCTCCGACCGCCTGATACTGACCGATCTGCCTGGTCTTAACGAGGCCGACGGGGAATTGGATACTATGGCTCGCGAAGAGGCCATGCGTTCCCACGTGGTGGTCTACGTCTGCGATGGTGACCTGACCCGTGACCAGTATCGTGAGCTACGGGCCTTGCTTGCCTTGGATAAGCCTACGATATTGGTGCTGAATAAGATGGACCTCTACACCGAAGAAGACTTGACCGCGATACGTCAGCGTCTGGTAGAGCGGGTGGAGGGGTCCTCGCGGGTCAATGTGGTGGCCATCTCCGCCGGAGGTGTCCAAGAAGTGATGCGGGTCTTCCCCGACGGCCACGAGGAACGGGTGGTGCGTGAGATTTCACCCCAGATCGACCCCCTGGCAGAGGCCCTACAGCGTTGCATCGATAGCGATCTCTCAACCCTGGAAAAATTGCGCGACAGCGCGGTGTTCGTTCTGGCGGCACGCAAGCTGGACGAGGCACTGGCGATACACCGCCGTACCAAAGCGACAGAGTTGGTGGGCCAGTATTCCCGCAAGGCGGTGGTAGGGGCGATGGCCGCTGTGGCCCCCGGTACCGACCTCTTGATCCAAGGGTATCTGGGAATCAACCTTCTAAAGGAGATGTGTGCGCTCTACGAGGTCCCGGTACGACAGATGGACCTGCAACGTCTACTGGAACAATCGGGGCGTCACGTTGCTAAAACCTTACCTATCATGCTTGCGGTCGCTGGGAACGGCCTGAAGGCCTTTCCGGGACTGGGGACGGTGGCGGGCGGGATGTTGCATGCGGTTGCCTATGGCTTGATCTTCGATAGCTTGGGCAAGGCAGTGGCCTACACCCTAGATACCCGTGGCGTGCTTCAACCGGCGCCGGCTGTGCTGCTCTTTGAGGAAAAACTTGGTGAAGATTTGGAATCACGTGCGCGAAAATTTGCCCGAATGGCTCTTACACGCCAAGTCTCAACTCGGGACAACCCTTGA